A stretch of the Streptomyces sp. NBC_01428 genome encodes the following:
- the smpB gene encoding SsrA-binding protein SmpB: MSKGMYVPKESQPKQGGQASGKAKDGKRKIVAQNKKARHDYAIVDTYEAGLVLTGTEVKSLRQGRASLTDGFVQIDGNEAWLHNAHIPEYSQGTWTNHTVRRKRKLLLHREEIDKLEAKTQETGHTIVPLALYFKDGRAKAEIALARGKKEYDKRQTLREKQDRRESDRAIAAAKRKQRGQ, encoded by the coding sequence ATGAGCAAGGGAATGTACGTACCGAAGGAGTCCCAGCCCAAGCAGGGAGGCCAGGCCTCCGGCAAGGCCAAGGACGGCAAGCGCAAGATCGTCGCGCAGAACAAGAAGGCACGGCACGACTACGCGATCGTCGACACCTACGAGGCCGGGCTCGTCCTGACCGGCACCGAGGTGAAGTCGCTGCGGCAGGGGCGAGCCTCGCTGACGGACGGCTTCGTCCAGATCGACGGGAACGAGGCGTGGCTGCACAACGCCCACATCCCGGAGTACAGCCAGGGCACCTGGACCAACCACACCGTCCGCCGCAAGCGGAAGCTCCTCCTGCACCGCGAGGAGATCGACAAGCTGGAGGCGAAGACCCAGGAGACGGGTCACACGATCGTTCCGCTCGCCCTGTACTTCAAGGACGGCCGGGCGAAGGCGGAGATCGCGCTCGCCCGCGGCAAGAAGGAGTACGACAAGCGGCAGACCCTGCGCGAGAAGCAGGACCGGCGCGAGTCGGACCGCGCGATCGCGGCGGCCAAGCGCAAGCAGCGCGGCCAGTGA
- a CDS encoding LacI family DNA-binding transcriptional regulator yields the protein MVKITDVARHAGVSPSTVSYALSGKRPISEETRRRVEESIRRLGYRPHAGARALASSRSNVLALVVPLRAGIHVPVVMQFAVSVVTEARRHDHDVLLLTQEEGEEGLRRVADTALVDALIVMDVQLHDPRLSLLRALDRPSVLIGFPAAAEGLTCIDLDFRAAGELCVERLAELGHRVVALVGSPPEVYVRGTAFAQRVVEGFTAAADRAGLVSSVHPCEASPAAARRMAEQLLREQPGLTGVVVHNEPVLEPLIDAFAHLGLRVPADLSVTAICPDELAESLPVPVTSIAIPSAEVGAQAVELLMRKLAGTPVAEATLLAPRLVERGSTGVRTPTP from the coding sequence ATGGTCAAGATCACCGATGTGGCCCGGCACGCCGGGGTCTCCCCCAGCACGGTCTCGTACGCGCTCAGCGGCAAACGGCCGATCTCCGAGGAGACCCGGCGCCGCGTCGAGGAGAGCATCCGCCGCCTCGGCTACCGGCCGCACGCGGGCGCCCGGGCCCTCGCGAGCAGCCGCTCGAACGTCCTGGCGCTGGTCGTGCCGCTGCGGGCGGGCATCCATGTGCCGGTCGTGATGCAGTTCGCGGTGTCGGTGGTGACGGAGGCACGGCGGCACGACCACGACGTGCTGCTGCTCACGCAGGAGGAGGGGGAGGAGGGGCTGCGCCGGGTCGCGGACACGGCGCTGGTGGACGCGCTGATCGTGATGGACGTCCAACTGCACGATCCCCGGCTGTCGTTGCTGCGGGCGCTGGACCGGCCGTCGGTGCTGATCGGCTTCCCGGCCGCGGCCGAGGGCCTGACCTGTATCGACCTGGACTTCAGGGCGGCCGGCGAACTCTGCGTGGAACGGCTCGCGGAGCTCGGGCACCGGGTCGTCGCCCTGGTCGGCTCGCCGCCCGAGGTGTACGTGCGGGGGACGGCGTTCGCGCAACGGGTCGTGGAGGGGTTCACGGCCGCCGCCGACCGGGCCGGCCTGGTGTCGTCCGTCCACCCCTGCGAGGCCTCCCCCGCCGCGGCACGCCGGATGGCCGAGCAACTCCTGCGGGAGCAACCAGGTCTGACGGGCGTGGTCGTCCACAACGAGCCCGTGCTGGAACCGTTGATCGACGCCTTCGCCCACCTCGGCCTGCGGGTGCCGGCCGATCTGTCGGTCACGGCGATCTGCCCGGACGAACTCGCCGAGAGCCTCCCCGTCCCGGTCACGTCCATCGCCATCCCGTCGGCGGAGGTGGGCGCACAGGCGGTCGAGCTGCTGATGCGGAAACTGGCGGGCACACCGGTCGCGGAGGCGACCTTGTTGGCACCTCGGCTGGTGGAGAGGGGGAGTACGGGGGTGCGGACGCCGACTCCCTGA
- the yicI gene encoding alpha-xylosidase produces MKFTDGYWLLRDGVTAAHPVEVLDVTAGPDGLEIHAPTQPIRHRGDLLKGPVVTISAHAPMPDVIGVTFTHFQGERSRGPHFEVRTGEFEPLVEYDDTHATLTAGALSVRVDRTAPWHVDFRANGRTLTSSGPKGMGIMRDADGAHYLREQLNLGVGTQVFGLGERFGPLAKNGQVVDMWNADGGTATEQAYKNVPFYLTDAGYGVFVDHPGRVSFEVGSEAVSRVQFSAETQQLTYYVIHGPTPKDILRRYTELTGRPALPPPWSFGLWLSTSFTTSYDEATVTSFIDGMRDRELPLSVFHFDCFWMREFNWCDFRWDPRVFPDPEAMLARLKDKGLRISVWINPYIAQRSPLFAEGRELGHLLRRPDGSVWQWDLWQPGMALVDFTSAGARAWYASKLEALLAQGVDCFKTDFGERVPVDVAYADGADPERMHNYYTYLYNRTVFDVLRKHRGEHEAVVFARSATAGSQQFPVHWGGDCEATYASMAESLRGGLSLGMSGFGFWSHDIGGFEGTPSPALFKRWIAFGLLSSHSRLHGSSSYRVPWLFDEEAVDVLRLFTRLKLRLMPYLYGAARTAHTEGVPMMRAMVLEFPDDPGCAHLERQYMLGSDLLVAPVFSDEGEVTYYVPEGVWTHLLTGRTVTGPRWVRERHDFTSVPLLVRPGAVIPVGSVEDRPDYDHADGVTLHAYRPERGMRVTVPVGGVTFTVVREGNTLRASCSDPAAPWGLAVDGREVRAAAGTGFLSLEVESA; encoded by the coding sequence GTGAAGTTCACGGACGGCTACTGGCTGCTGCGCGACGGTGTCACCGCCGCTCACCCGGTCGAGGTCCTCGACGTGACCGCTGGTCCGGACGGCCTGGAGATCCACGCACCCACGCAGCCCATCCGGCACCGCGGGGACCTGCTGAAGGGACCGGTCGTGACGATCAGCGCGCACGCGCCGATGCCCGACGTCATCGGCGTCACGTTCACCCACTTCCAGGGCGAGCGGTCGCGGGGGCCCCATTTCGAGGTACGGACGGGCGAGTTCGAGCCGCTGGTGGAGTACGACGACACGCACGCCACACTCACCGCGGGCGCGCTGTCCGTCCGGGTGGACCGCACCGCGCCCTGGCACGTCGACTTCCGCGCGAACGGCCGCACGCTCACCAGCAGCGGCCCCAAGGGCATGGGCATCATGCGGGACGCGGACGGCGCCCACTACCTGCGCGAGCAGCTGAACCTCGGGGTCGGCACCCAGGTCTTCGGCCTCGGCGAACGGTTCGGCCCCCTGGCCAAGAACGGCCAGGTCGTGGACATGTGGAACGCGGACGGCGGCACGGCCACCGAACAGGCCTACAAGAACGTGCCGTTCTATCTGACGGACGCGGGCTACGGCGTGTTCGTGGACCACCCGGGCCGGGTCTCCTTCGAGGTCGGCTCCGAGGCGGTCTCCCGGGTCCAGTTCAGCGCGGAGACCCAGCAGTTGACGTACTACGTCATCCACGGCCCGACGCCGAAGGACATCCTGCGCCGGTACACGGAGCTGACCGGCCGGCCGGCCCTCCCGCCGCCCTGGTCGTTCGGGCTGTGGCTCTCGACGTCGTTCACCACCTCCTACGACGAGGCGACCGTCACCTCCTTCATCGACGGCATGCGCGACCGTGAACTGCCGCTGTCCGTCTTCCACTTCGACTGCTTCTGGATGCGCGAGTTCAACTGGTGCGACTTCCGGTGGGACCCGCGGGTGTTCCCGGACCCGGAGGCGATGCTGGCGCGCCTGAAGGACAAGGGGCTGCGGATCAGCGTCTGGATCAACCCCTACATCGCCCAGCGCTCACCGCTGTTCGCGGAGGGCCGCGAACTCGGGCACCTGCTCCGCAGACCCGACGGGAGCGTCTGGCAGTGGGACCTGTGGCAGCCGGGCATGGCCCTGGTCGACTTCACCAGCGCGGGCGCCCGCGCGTGGTACGCCTCGAAACTGGAGGCGCTGCTCGCCCAGGGCGTCGACTGCTTCAAGACCGACTTCGGCGAACGGGTCCCGGTCGACGTGGCGTACGCCGACGGCGCCGACCCGGAGCGGATGCACAACTACTACACGTACCTCTACAACCGGACCGTGTTCGACGTGCTCCGCAAGCACCGGGGGGAGCACGAGGCCGTGGTCTTCGCCCGGTCGGCGACCGCGGGGAGCCAGCAGTTCCCGGTGCACTGGGGCGGCGACTGCGAGGCCACGTACGCGTCGATGGCCGAGTCCCTGCGCGGCGGGCTCAGCCTCGGCATGTCGGGGTTCGGGTTCTGGAGCCACGACATCGGCGGCTTCGAGGGGACGCCGTCGCCCGCGCTGTTCAAGCGGTGGATCGCGTTCGGGCTGCTGTCCTCGCACAGCCGTCTGCACGGTTCGTCGTCGTACCGGGTGCCGTGGCTCTTCGACGAGGAGGCCGTGGACGTGCTGCGGCTGTTCACCCGGCTCAAGCTCCGCCTCATGCCGTATCTGTACGGGGCCGCCCGCACCGCCCACACTGAGGGGGTGCCGATGATGCGGGCGATGGTCCTGGAGTTCCCGGACGATCCGGGGTGCGCGCATCTGGAGCGGCAGTACATGCTCGGCTCCGACCTGCTGGTCGCCCCGGTCTTCAGCGACGAGGGCGAGGTCACCTACTACGTCCCCGAGGGCGTCTGGACGCACCTCCTCACCGGCCGGACGGTGACCGGGCCGCGCTGGGTCCGCGAGCGGCACGACTTCACCAGCGTTCCGCTGCTCGTGCGGCCGGGCGCGGTGATCCCGGTGGGGTCGGTGGAGGACCGGCCCGACTACGACCACGCGGACGGGGTCACCCTGCACGCGTACCGGCCGGAGCGGGGCATGCGGGTGACCGTGCCGGTCGGCGGGGTGACCTTCACCGTCGTCCGCGAGGGGAACACCCTGCGCGCGTCCTGTTCGGATCCCGCTGCCCCCTGGGGGCTGGCCGTGGACGGGCGTGAGGTGCGGGCCGCCGCGGGCACCGGCTTCCTGTCCCTGGAGGTGGAGTCCGCCTGA
- a CDS encoding carbohydrate ABC transporter permease, with the protein MTALRRYPVLLALVVGALFMVLPFVVVALNAVKSPAEYAEHGPLSLPHGLYLDGLKDFWERVDFGRKLLNSVLISGSVAAGAAVLSVLNAYAIGIGRIRGRTWVLAFFVLANTLPQEALVYPVYYLSKQAGLYDTRLSVIIVFTVIQAAFGTYLLSSVLGRFPREIIEAARIDGASRWQVLWRIVVPVSRPTIGVLLVFFFIWTWNEFLLPLVMLISNDNQTVSVALGVLQGQRLMDATMTNAAALLGVLPAIVFFLLFQRTLTRGIAVGAVK; encoded by the coding sequence ATGACCGCGCTGCGCAGGTATCCGGTGCTGCTGGCGCTCGTCGTCGGTGCCCTGTTCATGGTGCTGCCCTTCGTCGTCGTCGCGCTCAACGCGGTCAAGTCGCCCGCGGAGTACGCCGAGCACGGCCCGCTGAGCCTCCCGCACGGCCTCTACCTCGACGGCCTGAAGGACTTCTGGGAGCGCGTCGACTTCGGGCGCAAGCTCCTCAACTCGGTGCTGATCTCGGGCTCGGTGGCGGCGGGTGCCGCCGTGCTGTCCGTCCTGAACGCGTACGCGATCGGCATCGGGCGGATCAGGGGCCGCACCTGGGTGCTGGCGTTCTTCGTCCTCGCGAACACGCTGCCGCAGGAGGCGCTGGTCTACCCGGTGTACTACCTGAGCAAGCAGGCCGGCCTCTACGACACCCGGCTCAGCGTGATCATCGTGTTCACGGTGATCCAGGCGGCGTTCGGCACCTATCTCCTCTCCTCGGTGCTCGGGCGGTTCCCGCGCGAGATCATCGAGGCCGCCCGGATCGACGGGGCGAGCCGGTGGCAGGTGCTGTGGCGGATCGTGGTGCCGGTCAGCCGGCCGACGATCGGTGTGCTCCTCGTCTTCTTCTTCATCTGGACGTGGAACGAGTTCCTGCTGCCGCTGGTCATGCTGATCTCGAACGACAACCAGACGGTGTCGGTGGCCCTCGGTGTCCTCCAGGGGCAGCGTCTGATGGACGCCACCATGACGAACGCGGCCGCCCTGCTGGGCGTCCTGCCCGCCATCGTCTTCTTCCTCCTCTTCCAGCGGACCCTGACCCGCGGTATCGCCGTCGGCGCAGTCAAGTAA
- a CDS encoding carbohydrate ABC transporter permease: MTATVERSVRVARGRRGGASRPRRPGSSYALFLVPGFAGFLVVVVAPFLMNTGVSFTDWQGVGTPHFTGLANYRELMGDAEFWASFRHSLFMVVAMAVVPTALGLVLAAALFDFVGKHFGSRTASVLRACFYLPQVLPIAVAGIVWSWILAPEDGSLNDLLKAVGLGSWQQDWLGDPDIALYSVMGVMVWVQIGFPLVVFMAGLQRVDPQLYEAAELDGAGWWRRFWHITLPQIRPEISVVLLWCTIAALKVFGAVYVLTKGGPGGATDVPSYFSFTTFFEKTQVGYGAAISTVLTVVILALALVALGFQSRAENAEEGGGR, from the coding sequence ATGACGGCCACCGTCGAGCGGAGTGTCCGGGTGGCGCGCGGGCGGCGCGGTGGAGCGTCGCGCCCGCGCCGCCCGGGCTCCTCCTACGCCCTCTTCCTCGTCCCTGGGTTCGCCGGGTTCCTCGTGGTGGTCGTCGCGCCGTTCCTGATGAACACCGGGGTGAGCTTCACCGACTGGCAAGGGGTGGGCACCCCGCACTTCACGGGGCTCGCCAACTACCGGGAGCTGATGGGCGACGCGGAGTTCTGGGCGTCGTTCCGGCACAGCCTGTTCATGGTCGTCGCGATGGCCGTCGTACCGACCGCGCTCGGACTCGTGCTGGCGGCGGCCCTGTTCGACTTCGTCGGCAAGCATTTCGGGTCGCGGACGGCCTCCGTGCTGCGTGCCTGTTTCTATCTCCCGCAGGTCCTGCCGATCGCGGTCGCCGGCATCGTGTGGAGCTGGATCCTGGCGCCCGAGGACGGCTCGCTCAACGACCTGCTGAAGGCGGTCGGCCTCGGGTCCTGGCAGCAGGACTGGCTGGGCGATCCGGACATCGCGCTGTACAGCGTCATGGGCGTGATGGTGTGGGTGCAGATCGGCTTCCCGCTCGTCGTCTTCATGGCGGGCCTGCAGCGCGTGGACCCGCAGTTGTACGAGGCCGCCGAACTGGACGGCGCGGGCTGGTGGCGACGCTTCTGGCACATCACGCTGCCGCAGATCCGCCCGGAGATCTCCGTCGTGCTGCTGTGGTGCACGATCGCGGCGCTCAAGGTGTTCGGGGCGGTGTACGTGCTGACCAAGGGGGGTCCGGGCGGCGCCACCGACGTGCCGTCCTACTTCTCCTTCACGACGTTCTTCGAGAAGACCCAGGTCGGCTACGGCGCCGCGATCTCCACCGTCCTGACCGTCGTCATCCTGGCCCTCGCGCTGGTCGCGCTGGGGTTCCAGTCGCGGGCCGAGAACGCCGAGGAAGGGGGCGGCCGATGA